The Vibrio rhizosphaerae genome contains the following window.
TCCAATGCGGGATCCGACTGGGTGCATTCCAGTGATACTTACATGGTTCCTGATGGTGCGGATGAAACCATTCCGGGAATTACGCTGACCGACTTTGTGGATAATGATGTGATTCCCGGTGCGAAAGCTATGTTAACGGTGCCATTGGCTGGTTATGTCGCTGCCGATAAGAATGGCACTGTTCAGGAAGGCGAAGTGGCTCCGTCATCTCGTTGGATTCCGGCGATATCGAAAAAAAATGCACCGTTCTCATTAACACCTGATCTCACCGATAATGCCGTGTATACCGATGAAATGGTTAACTTTCTGGTTCAACGCTACGGAAAAGCGGCCGATGGCGGTGTATTCGCATATTCATTAGATAATGAACCCAGTTTATGGTCTCACACTCACTCTCGGATTCATCCTGACAAACTGGGTGCCAAAGAGCTGGTGGACCGTTCAATTGAAGCAGCTCAGGCTGTCAAAGGTGTTGATCCGACGGCCACGATCTTCGGGCCTGCTTTATATGGTTTTGGCGCTTTTACCGGATTGAGTGATGCTCCGGACTGGTCGAACTATTCAGATCAATATCACTGGTTTATCGATTATTATCTGGCTCAGATGAAAGCGGCAGGTGCATCATCCGGAATGCGATTACTGGACGTGCTTGACCTGCACTGGTATTCCGAAGCAAGAGGGGATCAACGCGTCACCGATGGCAGTGCTGATTCAGTGAAAGATAAAAATGCCCGGCTGCAGGCTCCCCGGACGTTATGGGATCCTGAGTATCAAGAAGATAGCTGGATTGCACAATGGAATATGGCAGAGCTCCCGTTGATTCCACATATCCAAGATTCAATTGCAGCACATTATCCGGGAACCAAAATTGCCTTCACTGAGTACGGTTATGGTGGTGGCGATGATATTACCGGTGCGATTACTGAAGCCGATGTGCTGGGGATCTTCGGTAAATATGATGTTTATGCTGCCAACAGTTGGATTTTGAATGATGAAGAGAAATATTTAGCCAGTGCATATCGTCTCTATCGCAACTATGACGGCGCAAATGGGACGTTTGGTGATACCAGCGTCACAGCGACGATGAGCGATAAAGAAAACAGCTCTATTTATGCTTCGGTTGATTCAGAGACGGGTTTGCTCCATGTCATCGTACTGAACAAGAATATGAATGAGTCGATTAACGGTGTATTCAACATCGATTCGACCACGATTTATAAGTCAGGTAAGACTTATGTCTTGAATTCAGATTCTGTTGAAATTCAAGATAAAGGTGAAGTTGAGGTCACAAATAATCAGCTTAACTATGATATTCCAGCCCTTTCAGCGTATCACTTTGTCTTTAGTACTTCAGAAGTCACTG
Protein-coding sequences here:
- a CDS encoding glycoside hydrolase family 44 protein; this translates as MNVSSHRHGLARPKILSVLIFAALASSAVSAQVSIDYSISPDEQNHKISDLIYGTNHRMNMTGHENFGFYRMGGNRTTGYNWENNYSNAGSDWVHSSDTYMVPDGADETIPGITLTDFVDNDVIPGAKAMLTVPLAGYVAADKNGTVQEGEVAPSSRWIPAISKKNAPFSLTPDLTDNAVYTDEMVNFLVQRYGKAADGGVFAYSLDNEPSLWSHTHSRIHPDKLGAKELVDRSIEAAQAVKGVDPTATIFGPALYGFGAFTGLSDAPDWSNYSDQYHWFIDYYLAQMKAAGASSGMRLLDVLDLHWYSEARGDQRVTDGSADSVKDKNARLQAPRTLWDPEYQEDSWIAQWNMAELPLIPHIQDSIAAHYPGTKIAFTEYGYGGGDDITGAITEADVLGIFGKYDVYAANSWILNDEEKYLASAYRLYRNYDGANGTFGDTSVTATMSDKENSSIYASVDSETGLLHVIVLNKNMNESINGVFNIDSTTIYKSGKTYVLNSDSVEIQDKGEVEVTNNQLNYDIPALSAYHFVFSTSEVTDPTDPTDPTDPTDPTDPTDPTDPTDPTDPGADGITVTVNIPQDGSTSYCSDVVVTNNGSEAVEWNTTFDVEGSVYALWNANWEQAGSKVTIRGVEWNKVLQPGASTSSIGFCANR